The window GGGGCCCTGTTCAAGCGCCTGGGGCGGCTTGCCGACGGGCGGACGCCGCTTAAGGCCCTGGTGGAGCGGGCCCTCCTCGGGGTGGAGGACCTCTTCGCCCTGGAGGAGGCCCCCGAGCTCGCCTGGGTACGCCCCTTGGAGCTCGCCGCCGCCGCCAACCGGCTCCGGGGCCTCGAGGTGGTCCAGGTCTGAGGCCGCCCCGTGCGGCGAAGCCCCCGCGCGGATTAGGACCGGGCGGCGAAGCGGGCCACCTCCTCCTTAGGCCCGAGGAGGAGGACCCGGTCCCCGGGCTCCAGCCGGTCCTGCCCCCGGGGGGCGAGGAGGTGGGCTTGGCGGAAGACGAGGCCCACCAGGACCCCGGGGGGCAGGGCGGTGTCCTTGAGGGGCTTCCCCGCCCAGGGATGCCCTTCCCGCACCTCGAGGAGGACCGCCCCCAGGTCCCCGAGGAGGAGGGGCCGGCCCGGGGGGAGCTGGGCCAGGCCCCGGAGGAGGTCCTCGGCGTGGGCGGGGCTCGCCTCGGGGCCCGGAGGCTGGAGGGGGAAGAGGGTCTCCCGGTTGAGGGCGAAGGCTCCGAAGGCCACGAGGAGGCCCGGGACCAGGAGGGCGTAGGAGCCCGTGATCTCCACCATCTGCACCACGGCGGCGAAGGGGGTGCGGGCCGCGGCGCTCACCAGGGCCACGAGGCCGAGGAGGATGGGCCCCGGCCCCCCGATCCCAAAGAGGGCCCCTAAGGCCGCCCCCAAGGCCCCTCCGAGGACCACGCTGGGCCCGAAGAGGCCCACGCTGGCCCCGCTTCCCGCCGAGAGGAGGACGGCGAGGGCCTTGGCCAAGAGGAAGAGGAAGGGGTTGGGGCCCTCCCCTTGGAGGAGGGCGGCGAGGCCCTCGTAGCTCGTCCCCCGCGCGGGAGGGAAGAGGAGGGCGAGGGTCCCCGAGGCGGCCAAGGCGAGGGGGAGGGCGGCCGGGCCCTGGAGCCGGGCCCGGCTCCAGGCGAGCCCGCGGGCCAGGGCGAAGGCCCCGAGGGCGGCCAGGGGGGCGAGGGCCAGGGCGAACCAGAGGGGCGGGGCCTCGAGGCCCTGCACGGGAAGGAGGGGGTGGGTGCCGAAGAGGAGGCTCTGCAGGCCGTAGCCGGAGATGGCCGCCACCGCCAGGTAGCCGAGGAGGCGCCCCTCCAGGGCCGAGCCCCGGTAGAGGACCTCTGCGGCGAAGAAGGCCGCCCCCAAGGGGGTGTGGAAGAGGGCGGCGATGGCCGCCGCCCCCCCGGCGAGGAGGACGGCCCGGGCCTCGGCGGGGTTGCGGGGGCGGAGGGCCTGGGCCAGGGCGCCCCCGGCGTAGAGGAGGGGCCCTTCCTGCCCCCCGCTTCCCCCGAGGCCCAGGGTGAGGGCGGTGAGGAGGGCCTTCAGGGGACCGAGGCGGGGAGGGAGGCGGCCTTGGCCCAGGTGGTAGGCGAGGAGGACCCGGTCCGCCCCGCCCCCGCGGAGGTCGGGGAGCCTGCGGTAAAGCCAGGCGCTGAAAAGCCCCACCGCCCCGCCCGCGAGGGGCAGGGCGAGGGGAGGGACCAGGAGGAGGAGGTCCAGGAGGAGGCGGAAGGCCACCGCGAGCCCCCCGCCTAGGAGGCCGGGAAGGAGGCCGAGCCGAAGAAGCCTTCTTCCCTCCTCACCGAGAAGCTCCATGGGCCTCGCCTAGGGAGAGGTGGGCCAGGGCCCTTTGCGCCGCCCGCCTCCCCGAGCGCACCACCTCGGGCAGGCCCACCCCCTGGAGGTAGTTCCCCGCGAGGAAGAGGCCGGGCGCCTTGACCAGGGCCATCTCCAGCCGCTCCACCCGGTCCAGGTGGCCCACCCGGTAGGCGGGCATCCCCTCGGGGAAGCGGAAGGCCCAGGCCCGGTGGACCCGGGGAAGGCCCGGGAGGAGGCGGGCTAGGTCCTCCAGGGCAAGCCGGATGAGGGCCTCCTCGGAAAGCCGGGCGGCCTCCCCCGAGAAGTAGGCCCGCACCAGGCTGAACCCCTCCGGGACCCGCCCCGGCCACTTCCGGTGCGTCCAGGTGAACCCCCGGGCCCGAAGCCCCTCCCCCTTGGCCACAAGCAGCCCGTGCCCCTCCACGGGGAGCGCCCCGGGGAAGGCCAGGCTCACCGTGGCCGCCGGGGTGTGGGGGATCCCCTTGAGCAAAGCGGTGGCCTCCGGGAGGAAGGGCCTGAGGAGGCCCGCCGCCTGGGGGGCGGGGATGGCGAGGACCACGGCCTCGGCGAGGAGGGCCCCTTTAGGGGTGTGGAGGCGCCACCTTCCGCGGGCTGGCTCCAGGCCGAGGACAGGGGTGCCCCGCAGGACCCGCTCCCCCAGGGCCTCGGCCATCCGCCGGGTGAGGGCCTGGAGGCCCTCGGCGAAGGAGAAGAAGAGGCTGCCCCCCTCCCGGCTTCCCCGCCCCTTCCGGACCCGCATGGCCCCAAGGAGGAGGCTCCGGTGCCTTCCCTCCAGCTCCCAGAGCTGGGGAAAGGCGGCCCGCATGGAGAGGTCGTCGGGCTCCCCCCCGTACACCCCCCCGGCCAGGGGGGCCACCAGGGCCCGGTAGACCTCGGGCCCCAGGCGCCTCTCCACGAACTCCCTCAGGGTCTCGTCCTCCTTCGCCCCCCGGGGGAGGAAGAGGTCGTAGAGGGCCCGGAGCTTCCCCGGGAGGGAGAGGAGGGGGGTGCGGGCCAGGGCCTTGAGGTCCCCGGGCACCACCTGGAGGAGGCCTTCGGGCAGGGGGTGGCGCTTCCCCCGGTAGAGGATGTAGGCCGCGGGCTTTTCCGGAAGGGTGCCGATGGGCTCGAGGCCGAAGGCCTGGGCGAGCTCCAGCACCTCCTTCTTGTAGCGGACGCTGGCGTCAGGCCCCCCCTCCACCAGGAAGCCCTCCTGCCGGGCGGTGCGCACCTTCCCCCCGAGGCGGAGGCTGGCCTCCAGGAGGAGGAAGTCCGCCCCCGCCTCCTTGAGGGCCAGGGCGGCGGCCAGCCCCGCCCACCCCCCGCCCACCACGGCCACCCCTATCTCGGCCACGCCGCCTCCACCAGGTCCTTGAGGACTTGGATGTAGTCCAGGTCCGCGTTCAGGCTCCGGGCCCTGAGGAGCCTCAGGCCGAGCTCCCTCGCCGTGGCCTGGGCCTCGAGGTCCAGGTCGTAGAAGACCTCCAGGTGGTCGGCGGGGAAGCCCACCGCCTGGACGGCCACTTCCTCGTACCCCTCCTCCTTCAGCGTGCGCAGAAGCTCGTTGATGTCGGGGCCGAGCCAGGGCTCCGGGGTGCGCCCTGCCGACTGGTAGGCCACGTGGAAGCGGGGGAGGGCGAGCTTTTTGGCGATGAGTTCCGCCGTCTTCTCCACCTGCCTGGGGTAGGGGTCCCCCTTCTCCACGGCGGAGAGGGGGATGGAGTGGGCGGTGAAGACGTAGGCCGCCTTCCCCGGGTTCTTCAGGCGCCAGATCACCTCCTCAAGCCTCCGGGCGTAGGCGGCGATGAGGCCGGGGTGGGCCTCGTAGCTTTCCACCCATACGAAGTCTATGGGCTCGGGGAGGGCTTTTAGGGCCGAGTCCACCTTCTCCCGGTACTCGGCCACGCTCCTCAGGGAGTAGTGGGGGGCGGCCACGATGGCCACGGCCCGCCGCACCCCGTCCTCGTGCATGGCGGCCACCGCCTCCCCGATGGAGGGGTGCCAGTGCTTCGTCCCCACGTAGACCCGGGCGGGGCCGTGGGGGGCGCGGGGAGGGAAGGGGCTCAGGAGGCGCTTGGGGTAGGGGGGGGCCTCCAGGTTGAGGAGGGCCTGGAGGCGGACCGCCTGGGCCAGGGTGATCTCGTTCAGGGGGCTTTTGCCGATGGCCTCGTACCGCTCGGCGAGCTCCTTGAGGAGCTCCTCCGAGGGGCGGCGCCCCCGGCGGATGTCCGTGTAGTAAGGCTCCACCTCCTCGGGGGCGTAAGGGGTGCCGTAGGCCATGAGCAGGACGTTCATGCCGCTACCTCCTGGATGAGTTCTACCACGTAGCGCACGTTCTCCTCGGGGGTCTCGGGCACGATCCCGTGCCCCAGGTTGAAGATGTGCCCGCTTTTACCCCCGTTCTCCTTCAGGATCCTCTGCACCTCGCGGCGGATGACCCCTTTGGGGGCGAGGAGGACGGCGGGGTCCAGGTTCCCCTGGACGGGGGTGGCCCCGAGGAGGGCGCGGGCCCAGGGGAGGGGGGTGTGGTGGTCCAGGCCCAGGACGTCCCCGCCCGCCTCCTTCATGTCCTCGAGGAGCCCCATGGTGCCCACGCCGAAGTGGATCACGGGGACCCCCACGGGCCTGAGGCTTTGGAAGAGCCTTTCCATGTGGGGCTTGACGTAGCGGCGGTAGTCCGCGGGGGAGAGCGCTCCCACCCAGGAGTCAAAGACCTGGAGGAGATCGGCCCCCGCCTCGGCCTGGGCCCGGAGGTAGCGGGCCATGGCCTCGGTGAGCTTCTCCATGAGGCGGTGCCATAGGGCCTCCTCCCCGTACATCAGGGCCTTGACCCGGAGGAAGCGGCGGCTCGGCCCCCCCTCCACCAGGTAGCTCGCCAGGGTGAAGGGGGCCCCGGCGAAGCCGATGAGGGGGACGGGAAGCTCCCGCTTGAGGATCCGGATCGTCTCCAGGACGAAGGGGACGGCCTCCTCGGGCACGAGGGGCCTCAAGGCCTCCACGCCCTTTTCGTCCCGGACGGGGTTGTGGATCACCGGCCCCTTGTTCTCCACCAGGGAGAGGTCCACCCCCATGCCGTAGAGGGGGGTGGTGATGTCGGCGAAGAGGATGGCCGCGTCCACCCCGAGCGCCTTCACGGGGAGGAGGGTCACCTCGGCGCAGACCTCGGGGTTTTGCACGATCTCGGGGAGGGTGTAGCGCTCGCGGAGCTTCCGGTAGGCCTTCTGGTAGCGCCCGGCCTGGCGCATGAACCACACGGGGGGCCTCGGGGTGGGCTCGCCCCGGGCGGCCCGGAGGATGAGGTCGTTCACGAGGTCCATGCTAGCATGGGGCATGCGCGCGTTTCTTTTGGCCCTGACCTTGCTCCTCGTCCCCATGGCCCTGGCCCAGGGGGAGGTGGTGGCCCAGGTGGGCCCCGAGGCGATCACCCGGGAAGCCTTTGAGCTCCGCTACGGCCTCTTCGTGCGGAGCGCCCTGGCCCAGCTCGGCCTGCCCGACACGGAGGAGGCCCGGGCCCTCCTCGCCGCCTACCGGCCGGCCTTCCTCGAGGCCCTGGCCCGGGAAAAGGCCCTCCTCCAGCGGGCCCGGGAGGAGGGGCTCTACCCGGACCCCGCCGCCGTTGAGGCCCGGGTCCACGCCCTGAAGGAGGCCTTCCCCGAGGAGGAGGCCCTGGAGGAGGCGCTCCGCCAGGCGGGGGTCCCGGGGCTTGAGGCCTACCGCAGGCTCGTGGCCGAGGCCATGGCCCTCGAGGCCCTGGAGGCCCGGTACCGCTCCCGGATCGCCGTCTCCCGGGCGGCCCTCAAGGCCCTTTGGCTCCTCTCCCCGGAGTACCGCCACCCCACCCTCTACTGCGCCCGGCACCTCCTCGTCCCCACCCGGGAGGAGGTGGAGGAGGCCCGCCTGCGGCTTGCCCGTGGGGAGGCCTTCGCCGAGGTGGCCCGGGCGGTCTCCCAGGACCCGGGCTCCAGGGAGGAGGGCGGGGACCTGGGGTGCGCCCCCGAGGGCACCTACGTCCCCGCCTTTGAGGAGGCCCTCGTGCGCCTCCGGCCCGGGGAGGTCTCGGGCCCCGTGCGGACGGAGTTCGGCTACCACCTGATCCTCCTGGAGCGGGTGGTCCCTCCGGGCCGCTACCCCTTGGAGGAGGTGGCCCCGCTTCTGGAGAAGGAGGTGGCGGACCGGGCCTGGGAGCGGCTCGAGGAGGCCCTGGTCCGGGCCGTGCCCGTGCGCCTCTACCCCGAGCGCCTAGAGGCGGAGGAGTAGGGCCTCGTCCCCGGTGGGGGCCTGGGCCAGGAGGAGGGCCTCCCCGGGGGCGTAGATCCCGCTTCGCCCCTGGAAGCCAAGGCCCGCCACCTCCCCGTTCAGCATGGGGTTGAGGAGGAGGCGGAGGTGCTCCCGGCCGAGGAGGCGCGCTTGGGCCGAGGCCACCCACACCTCCCCTTCCTTGCGGGCGGGGTCGGGGGGCCAGGGCCTTTCCCAGGGGGCGGGGTTGGCGGAGGGCTGGAGGAGGATTTCCGCCCCCAGGGCGTCCAGTCGGGCGAGGTGCCGCTCGTAAAAGCCGTCCAGGCAGATGAGGATCCCCACCTTCCCCGCCTCGGTCTCCACCAGGTGGGGGCCGAAGCGGCCCCGCCGGAGCCACCTTTCCGGGGGGGTGAGCTCCATCTTGGGCACCTGGGCGAGGAGGCGGCCCTTGGGGTTGAAGAAGAGGGCGAGGTTCTGGAAGAAGGGGGTGCGGCTGAACCGGCCCCGGGCGAGCTCCTCCTCGTAGGGGGGGGAGAGGAGGGAGCCTGCGAGGAGGTAGGCGCCGAAGGCCTGTGCGGCCTCGGCCATGACCTCGAGGAAGACGCCGTAGGCCCGCCGGGCCCGCCGCCAGGGGAGGAGGGGGTCCAAGAGGAGGGCCTTGGGGGCGAGCCCGCCGTCCAGGTGCAGGAGGAGGGGGAGGCCGAAGAGCTCGGGGAAGGCGGCGAG of the Thermus thermophilus HB8 genome contains:
- a CDS encoding chloride channel protein, producing MELLGEEGRRLLRLGLLPGLLGGGLAVAFRLLLDLLLLVPPLALPLAGGAVGLFSAWLYRRLPDLRGGGADRVLLAYHLGQGRLPPRLGPLKALLTALTLGLGGSGGQEGPLLYAGGALAQALRPRNPAEARAVLLAGGAAAIAALFHTPLGAAFFAAEVLYRGSALEGRLLGYLAVAAISGYGLQSLLFGTHPLLPVQGLEAPPLWFALALAPLAALGAFALARGLAWSRARLQGPAALPLALAASGTLALLFPPARGTSYEGLAALLQGEGPNPFLFLLAKALAVLLSAGSGASVGLFGPSVVLGGALGAALGALFGIGGPGPILLGLVALVSAAARTPFAAVVQMVEITGSYALLVPGLLVAFGAFALNRETLFPLQPPGPEASPAHAEDLLRGLAQLPPGRPLLLGDLGAVLLEVREGHPWAGKPLKDTALPPGVLVGLVFRQAHLLAPRGQDRLEPGDRVLLLGPKEEVARFAARS
- the hemG gene encoding protoporphyrinogen oxidase — translated: MAEIGVAVVGGGWAGLAAALALKEAGADFLLLEASLRLGGKVRTARQEGFLVEGGPDASVRYKKEVLELAQAFGLEPIGTLPEKPAAYILYRGKRHPLPEGLLQVVPGDLKALARTPLLSLPGKLRALYDLFLPRGAKEDETLREFVERRLGPEVYRALVAPLAGGVYGGEPDDLSMRAAFPQLWELEGRHRSLLLGAMRVRKGRGSREGGSLFFSFAEGLQALTRRMAEALGERVLRGTPVLGLEPARGRWRLHTPKGALLAEAVVLAIPAPQAAGLLRPFLPEATALLKGIPHTPAATVSLAFPGALPVEGHGLLVAKGEGLRARGFTWTHRKWPGRVPEGFSLVRAYFSGEAARLSEEALIRLALEDLARLLPGLPRVHRAWAFRFPEGMPAYRVGHLDRVERLEMALVKAPGLFLAGNYLQGVGLPEVVRSGRRAAQRALAHLSLGEAHGASR
- the hemH gene encoding ferrochelatase, which codes for MNVLLMAYGTPYAPEEVEPYYTDIRRGRRPSEELLKELAERYEAIGKSPLNEITLAQAVRLQALLNLEAPPYPKRLLSPFPPRAPHGPARVYVGTKHWHPSIGEAVAAMHEDGVRRAVAIVAAPHYSLRSVAEYREKVDSALKALPEPIDFVWVESYEAHPGLIAAYARRLEEVIWRLKNPGKAAYVFTAHSIPLSAVEKGDPYPRQVEKTAELIAKKLALPRFHVAYQSAGRTPEPWLGPDINELLRTLKEEGYEEVAVQAVGFPADHLEVFYDLDLEAQATARELGLRLLRARSLNADLDYIQVLKDLVEAAWPR
- the hemE gene encoding uroporphyrinogen decarboxylase, producing MDLVNDLILRAARGEPTPRPPVWFMRQAGRYQKAYRKLRERYTLPEIVQNPEVCAEVTLLPVKALGVDAAILFADITTPLYGMGVDLSLVENKGPVIHNPVRDEKGVEALRPLVPEEAVPFVLETIRILKRELPVPLIGFAGAPFTLASYLVEGGPSRRFLRVKALMYGEEALWHRLMEKLTEAMARYLRAQAEAGADLLQVFDSWVGALSPADYRRYVKPHMERLFQSLRPVGVPVIHFGVGTMGLLEDMKEAGGDVLGLDHHTPLPWARALLGATPVQGNLDPAVLLAPKGVIRREVQRILKENGGKSGHIFNLGHGIVPETPEENVRYVVELIQEVAA
- a CDS encoding peptidylprolyl isomerase, producing the protein MRAFLLALTLLLVPMALAQGEVVAQVGPEAITREAFELRYGLFVRSALAQLGLPDTEEARALLAAYRPAFLEALAREKALLQRAREEGLYPDPAAVEARVHALKEAFPEEEALEEALRQAGVPGLEAYRRLVAEAMALEALEARYRSRIAVSRAALKALWLLSPEYRHPTLYCARHLLVPTREEVEEARLRLARGEAFAEVARAVSQDPGSREEGGDLGCAPEGTYVPAFEEALVRLRPGEVSGPVRTEFGYHLILLERVVPPGRYPLEEVAPLLEKEVADRAWERLEEALVRAVPVRLYPERLEAEE
- a CDS encoding carbon-nitrogen hydrolase family protein, with the translated sequence MPFRTLLAVQAEARPEHYRTAEAFRERVFALLEPLSGTPAPRLAAFPELFGLPLLLHLDGGLAPKALLLDPLLPWRRARRAYGVFLEVMAEAAQAFGAYLLAGSLLSPPYEEELARGRFSRTPFFQNLALFFNPKGRLLAQVPKMELTPPERWLRRGRFGPHLVETEAGKVGILICLDGFYERHLARLDALGAEILLQPSANPAPWERPWPPDPARKEGEVWVASAQARLLGREHLRLLLNPMLNGEVAGLGFQGRSGIYAPGEALLLAQAPTGDEALLLRL